A part of Brassica rapa cultivar Chiifu-401-42 chromosome A05, CAAS_Brap_v3.01, whole genome shotgun sequence genomic DNA contains:
- the LOC103868976 gene encoding protein tesmin/TSO1-like CXC 3 isoform X4: MDTPPKNNSPVFNYINSLSPIKPVRSLPIAQTFGSLSYSSPPSVFTSPHVSSHKGSRFKSDHNHVPASVGDEEALHETEPPQILQNECTTDLLKMCDGNVKQKSETPDWDAMISDSSDILIFDSMYDSEASRCFLERPSDSKTRSLGVAKSTLEPVINSNDALRRGVRRRCLDFDQTSVASSSRCVVPSIGLHFNAIALSSKDNNSGNEYPLSGNTELGLQGSITPVLNSQDNVRENETREDAGQGVEECPKSLALVELNQSSPKKKRRKFGQAGEGESSCKRCNCKRSKCLKLYCECFAAGVYCIGPCSCVDCFNKPIHEDIVMATRKQIESRNPLAFAPKVIRNSDSIMEVGDDATSKTPASARHKRGCNCKKSNCLKKYCECYQSGVGCSINCRCEGCKNAFGRKDVSAGSSFTSMDKENETSSRGRTEKQPSTPMPLRQPLAQLPISSNNMLLTHHHLHGASGSSLHMSQSFRRQDMSLMSHSKIGTITEERAENIENLIESPMTNMINAVSPNSKRVSLPMELSPWRRNGGRKLLLSIPTFPSLTPHH; this comes from the exons ATGGATACTCCCCCCAAAAAC AACTCGCCAGTGTTCAACTACATAAACAGTCTGTCTCCAATCAAACCTGTCCGATCATTACCAATCGCTCAAACCTTTGGCTCTCTAAGTTACTCATCCCCTCCTTCTGTCTTCACTTCCCCTCACGTTTCCTCTCACAAAGGATCTCGTTTCAAAAG TGATCATAACCATGTGCCTGCTTCCGTTGGAGACGAAGAAGCTTTACATGAAACTGAACCGCCACAAATCCTACAAAACGAGTGCACTACGGATCTGCTGAAGATGTGTGACGGCAATGTTAAGCAGAAAAGTGAAACTCCGGATTGGGATGCTATGATTTCGGATTCTTCTGATATTCTGATTTTTGACTCAATGTATGATTCGGAGGCTTCTAGATGCTTCTTGGAGAGACCATCAGACTCCAAAACGCGCTCACTGGGTGTTGCAAAGTCTACACTGGAGCCTGTTATTAATAGCAATGAT GCTCTTCGCCGTGGAGTGAGAAGACGATGTCTTGACTTTGATCAAACTTCGGTCGCATCTTCATCTAGATGTGTAGTACCTAGCATTGGTCTGCATTTTAACGCCATTGCATTGTCCTCTAAGGACAACAATTCTGGTAACGAGTACCCACTATCCGGAAATACAGAACTGGGTTTGCAAGGTTCTATCACTCCGGTTCTTAACTCGCAAGACAACGTGAGAGAAAATGAAACTAGAGAAGATGCAGGACAAGGTGTAGAAGAATGTCCAAAGTCTTTAGCTCTAGTAGAACTGAATCAGAGCAGCCCCAAGAAGAAAAG GCGCAAGTTTGGACAAGCCGGAGAAGGTGAGTCATCATGTAAACGGTGCAACTGCAAGAGATCCAAATGTTTAAAGCT TTATTGTGAATGCTTTGCTGCTGGAGTTTATTGCATAGGGCCATGTTCATGTGTAGATTGCTTCAACAAACCTATCCATGAAGACATTGTCATGGCTACTCGCAAACAGATTGAATCCAGAAATCCACTTGCATTTGCTCCTAAAGTCATCAGAAACTCTGATTCCATCATGGAAGTTGGTGATGATGCAACAAGCAAGACTCCAGCTTCTGCACGACACAAACGTGGCTGCAACTGCAAGAAGTCAAACTGTCTGAAGAAATATTGTGAATGCTATcag AGTGGAGTTGGTTGTTCCATAAATTGTAGATGTGAAGGATGTAAGAATGCATTTGGCAGAAAAGATg TCTCTGCAGGGTCTTCATTTACTAGCATGgataaagaaaatgaaacatctagcAGAGGCAGAACAGAGAAACAACCTTCAACACCAATGCCGTTAAG ACAACCATTGGCTCAACTTCCCATCTCATCCAACAACATGCTGCTTACTCATCACCATCTTCATGGAGCTTCTGGATCTTCCTTACACATGAGCCAATCGTTCAGACGACAAGACATGAGTTTGATGTCTCATTCAAAGATTGGGACAATCACAGAGGAGAGGGCAGAGAATATTGAGAATCTAATCGAGTCTCCTATGACAAACATGATCAATGCGGTATCTCCCAACAGCAAAAGGGTTTCTCTGCCCATGGAGTTGAGTCCATGGAGAAGAAATGGTGGAAGGAAGCTGTTACTGTCAATTCCTACTTTTCCTTCTCTCACTCCACACCATTAA
- the LOC103868976 gene encoding protein tesmin/TSO1-like CXC 3 isoform X5 — protein sequence MDTPPKNNSPVFNYINSLSPIKPVRSLPIAQTFGSLSYSSPPSVFTSPHVSSHKGSRFKSDHNHVPASVGDEEALHETEPPQILQNECTTDLLKMCDGNVKQKSETPDWDAMISDSSDILIFDSMYDSEASRCFLERPSDSKTRSLGVAKSTLEPVINSNDALRRGVRRRCLDFDQTSVASSSRCVVPSIGLHFNAIALSSKDNNSGNEYPLSGNTELGLQGSITPVLNSQDNVRENETREDAGQGVEECPKSLALVELNQSSPKKKRRKFGQAGEGESSCKRCNCKRSKCLKLYCECFAAGVYCIGPCSCVDCFNKPIHEDIVMATRKQIESRNPLAFAPKVIRNSDSIMEVGDDATSKTPASARHKRGCNCKKSNCLKKYCECYQSGVGCSINCRCEGCKNAFGRKDGSSFTSMDKENETSSRGRTEKQPSTPMPLRQPLAQLPISSNNMLLTHHHLHGASGSSLHMSQSFRRQDMSLMSHSKIGTITEERAENIENLIESPMTNMINAVSPNSKRVSLPMELSPWRRNGGRKLLLSIPTFPSLTPHH from the exons ATGGATACTCCCCCCAAAAAC AACTCGCCAGTGTTCAACTACATAAACAGTCTGTCTCCAATCAAACCTGTCCGATCATTACCAATCGCTCAAACCTTTGGCTCTCTAAGTTACTCATCCCCTCCTTCTGTCTTCACTTCCCCTCACGTTTCCTCTCACAAAGGATCTCGTTTCAAAAG TGATCATAACCATGTGCCTGCTTCCGTTGGAGACGAAGAAGCTTTACATGAAACTGAACCGCCACAAATCCTACAAAACGAGTGCACTACGGATCTGCTGAAGATGTGTGACGGCAATGTTAAGCAGAAAAGTGAAACTCCGGATTGGGATGCTATGATTTCGGATTCTTCTGATATTCTGATTTTTGACTCAATGTATGATTCGGAGGCTTCTAGATGCTTCTTGGAGAGACCATCAGACTCCAAAACGCGCTCACTGGGTGTTGCAAAGTCTACACTGGAGCCTGTTATTAATAGCAATGAT GCTCTTCGCCGTGGAGTGAGAAGACGATGTCTTGACTTTGATCAAACTTCGGTCGCATCTTCATCTAGATGTGTAGTACCTAGCATTGGTCTGCATTTTAACGCCATTGCATTGTCCTCTAAGGACAACAATTCTGGTAACGAGTACCCACTATCCGGAAATACAGAACTGGGTTTGCAAGGTTCTATCACTCCGGTTCTTAACTCGCAAGACAACGTGAGAGAAAATGAAACTAGAGAAGATGCAGGACAAGGTGTAGAAGAATGTCCAAAGTCTTTAGCTCTAGTAGAACTGAATCAGAGCAGCCCCAAGAAGAAAAG GCGCAAGTTTGGACAAGCCGGAGAAGGTGAGTCATCATGTAAACGGTGCAACTGCAAGAGATCCAAATGTTTAAAGCT TTATTGTGAATGCTTTGCTGCTGGAGTTTATTGCATAGGGCCATGTTCATGTGTAGATTGCTTCAACAAACCTATCCATGAAGACATTGTCATGGCTACTCGCAAACAGATTGAATCCAGAAATCCACTTGCATTTGCTCCTAAAGTCATCAGAAACTCTGATTCCATCATGGAAGTTGGTGATGATGCAACAAGCAAGACTCCAGCTTCTGCACGACACAAACGTGGCTGCAACTGCAAGAAGTCAAACTGTCTGAAGAAATATTGTGAATGCTATcag AGTGGAGTTGGTTGTTCCATAAATTGTAGATGTGAAGGATGTAAGAATGCATTTGGCAGAAAAGATg GGTCTTCATTTACTAGCATGgataaagaaaatgaaacatctagcAGAGGCAGAACAGAGAAACAACCTTCAACACCAATGCCGTTAAG ACAACCATTGGCTCAACTTCCCATCTCATCCAACAACATGCTGCTTACTCATCACCATCTTCATGGAGCTTCTGGATCTTCCTTACACATGAGCCAATCGTTCAGACGACAAGACATGAGTTTGATGTCTCATTCAAAGATTGGGACAATCACAGAGGAGAGGGCAGAGAATATTGAGAATCTAATCGAGTCTCCTATGACAAACATGATCAATGCGGTATCTCCCAACAGCAAAAGGGTTTCTCTGCCCATGGAGTTGAGTCCATGGAGAAGAAATGGTGGAAGGAAGCTGTTACTGTCAATTCCTACTTTTCCTTCTCTCACTCCACACCATTAA
- the LOC103868976 gene encoding protein tesmin/TSO1-like CXC 3 isoform X2 produces MDTPPKNNSPVFNYINSLSPIKPVRSLPIAQTFGSLSYSSPPSVFTSPHVSSHKGSRFKSDHNHVPASVGDEEALHETEPPQILQNECTTDLLKMCDGNVKQKSETPDWDAMISDSSDILIFDSMYDSEASRCFLERPSDSKTRSLGVAKSTLEPVINSNDALRRGVRRRCLDFDQTSVASSSRCVVPSIGLHFNAIALSSKDNNSGNEYPLSGNTELGLQGSITPVLNSQDNVRENETREDAGQGVEECPKSLALVELNQSSPKKKRQVSPLHIFLCKSLSIFHNQMLALQFTRRKFGQAGEGESSCKRCNCKRSKCLKLYCECFAAGVYCIGPCSCVDCFNKPIHEDIVMATRKQIESRNPLAFAPKVIRNSDSIMEVGDDATSKTPASARHKRGCNCKKSNCLKKYCECYQSGVGCSINCRCEGCKNAFGRKDGSSFTSMDKENETSSRGRTEKQPSTPMPLRQPLAQLPISSNNMLLTHHHLHGASGSSLHMSQSFRRQDMSLMSHSKIGTITEERAENIENLIESPMTNMINAVSPNSKRVSLPMELSPWRRNGGRKLLLSIPTFPSLTPHH; encoded by the exons ATGGATACTCCCCCCAAAAAC AACTCGCCAGTGTTCAACTACATAAACAGTCTGTCTCCAATCAAACCTGTCCGATCATTACCAATCGCTCAAACCTTTGGCTCTCTAAGTTACTCATCCCCTCCTTCTGTCTTCACTTCCCCTCACGTTTCCTCTCACAAAGGATCTCGTTTCAAAAG TGATCATAACCATGTGCCTGCTTCCGTTGGAGACGAAGAAGCTTTACATGAAACTGAACCGCCACAAATCCTACAAAACGAGTGCACTACGGATCTGCTGAAGATGTGTGACGGCAATGTTAAGCAGAAAAGTGAAACTCCGGATTGGGATGCTATGATTTCGGATTCTTCTGATATTCTGATTTTTGACTCAATGTATGATTCGGAGGCTTCTAGATGCTTCTTGGAGAGACCATCAGACTCCAAAACGCGCTCACTGGGTGTTGCAAAGTCTACACTGGAGCCTGTTATTAATAGCAATGAT GCTCTTCGCCGTGGAGTGAGAAGACGATGTCTTGACTTTGATCAAACTTCGGTCGCATCTTCATCTAGATGTGTAGTACCTAGCATTGGTCTGCATTTTAACGCCATTGCATTGTCCTCTAAGGACAACAATTCTGGTAACGAGTACCCACTATCCGGAAATACAGAACTGGGTTTGCAAGGTTCTATCACTCCGGTTCTTAACTCGCAAGACAACGTGAGAGAAAATGAAACTAGAGAAGATGCAGGACAAGGTGTAGAAGAATGTCCAAAGTCTTTAGCTCTAGTAGAACTGAATCAGAGCAGCCCCAAGAAGAAAAGGCAAGTTTCTcctttacatatatttttgtgtaAGTCTTTATCAATATTTCATAACCAGATGTTGGCATTACAATTCACCAGGCGCAAGTTTGGACAAGCCGGAGAAGGTGAGTCATCATGTAAACGGTGCAACTGCAAGAGATCCAAATGTTTAAAGCT TTATTGTGAATGCTTTGCTGCTGGAGTTTATTGCATAGGGCCATGTTCATGTGTAGATTGCTTCAACAAACCTATCCATGAAGACATTGTCATGGCTACTCGCAAACAGATTGAATCCAGAAATCCACTTGCATTTGCTCCTAAAGTCATCAGAAACTCTGATTCCATCATGGAAGTTGGTGATGATGCAACAAGCAAGACTCCAGCTTCTGCACGACACAAACGTGGCTGCAACTGCAAGAAGTCAAACTGTCTGAAGAAATATTGTGAATGCTATcag AGTGGAGTTGGTTGTTCCATAAATTGTAGATGTGAAGGATGTAAGAATGCATTTGGCAGAAAAGATg GGTCTTCATTTACTAGCATGgataaagaaaatgaaacatctagcAGAGGCAGAACAGAGAAACAACCTTCAACACCAATGCCGTTAAG ACAACCATTGGCTCAACTTCCCATCTCATCCAACAACATGCTGCTTACTCATCACCATCTTCATGGAGCTTCTGGATCTTCCTTACACATGAGCCAATCGTTCAGACGACAAGACATGAGTTTGATGTCTCATTCAAAGATTGGGACAATCACAGAGGAGAGGGCAGAGAATATTGAGAATCTAATCGAGTCTCCTATGACAAACATGATCAATGCGGTATCTCCCAACAGCAAAAGGGTTTCTCTGCCCATGGAGTTGAGTCCATGGAGAAGAAATGGTGGAAGGAAGCTGTTACTGTCAATTCCTACTTTTCCTTCTCTCACTCCACACCATTAA
- the LOC103868976 gene encoding protein tesmin/TSO1-like CXC 3 isoform X1, producing the protein MDTPPKNNSPVFNYINSLSPIKPVRSLPIAQTFGSLSYSSPPSVFTSPHVSSHKGSRFKSDHNHVPASVGDEEALHETEPPQILQNECTTDLLKMCDGNVKQKSETPDWDAMISDSSDILIFDSMYDSEASRCFLERPSDSKTRSLGVAKSTLEPVINSNDALRRGVRRRCLDFDQTSVASSSRCVVPSIGLHFNAIALSSKDNNSGNEYPLSGNTELGLQGSITPVLNSQDNVRENETREDAGQGVEECPKSLALVELNQSSPKKKRQVSPLHIFLCKSLSIFHNQMLALQFTRRKFGQAGEGESSCKRCNCKRSKCLKLYCECFAAGVYCIGPCSCVDCFNKPIHEDIVMATRKQIESRNPLAFAPKVIRNSDSIMEVGDDATSKTPASARHKRGCNCKKSNCLKKYCECYQSGVGCSINCRCEGCKNAFGRKDVSAGSSFTSMDKENETSSRGRTEKQPSTPMPLRQPLAQLPISSNNMLLTHHHLHGASGSSLHMSQSFRRQDMSLMSHSKIGTITEERAENIENLIESPMTNMINAVSPNSKRVSLPMELSPWRRNGGRKLLLSIPTFPSLTPHH; encoded by the exons ATGGATACTCCCCCCAAAAAC AACTCGCCAGTGTTCAACTACATAAACAGTCTGTCTCCAATCAAACCTGTCCGATCATTACCAATCGCTCAAACCTTTGGCTCTCTAAGTTACTCATCCCCTCCTTCTGTCTTCACTTCCCCTCACGTTTCCTCTCACAAAGGATCTCGTTTCAAAAG TGATCATAACCATGTGCCTGCTTCCGTTGGAGACGAAGAAGCTTTACATGAAACTGAACCGCCACAAATCCTACAAAACGAGTGCACTACGGATCTGCTGAAGATGTGTGACGGCAATGTTAAGCAGAAAAGTGAAACTCCGGATTGGGATGCTATGATTTCGGATTCTTCTGATATTCTGATTTTTGACTCAATGTATGATTCGGAGGCTTCTAGATGCTTCTTGGAGAGACCATCAGACTCCAAAACGCGCTCACTGGGTGTTGCAAAGTCTACACTGGAGCCTGTTATTAATAGCAATGAT GCTCTTCGCCGTGGAGTGAGAAGACGATGTCTTGACTTTGATCAAACTTCGGTCGCATCTTCATCTAGATGTGTAGTACCTAGCATTGGTCTGCATTTTAACGCCATTGCATTGTCCTCTAAGGACAACAATTCTGGTAACGAGTACCCACTATCCGGAAATACAGAACTGGGTTTGCAAGGTTCTATCACTCCGGTTCTTAACTCGCAAGACAACGTGAGAGAAAATGAAACTAGAGAAGATGCAGGACAAGGTGTAGAAGAATGTCCAAAGTCTTTAGCTCTAGTAGAACTGAATCAGAGCAGCCCCAAGAAGAAAAGGCAAGTTTCTcctttacatatatttttgtgtaAGTCTTTATCAATATTTCATAACCAGATGTTGGCATTACAATTCACCAGGCGCAAGTTTGGACAAGCCGGAGAAGGTGAGTCATCATGTAAACGGTGCAACTGCAAGAGATCCAAATGTTTAAAGCT TTATTGTGAATGCTTTGCTGCTGGAGTTTATTGCATAGGGCCATGTTCATGTGTAGATTGCTTCAACAAACCTATCCATGAAGACATTGTCATGGCTACTCGCAAACAGATTGAATCCAGAAATCCACTTGCATTTGCTCCTAAAGTCATCAGAAACTCTGATTCCATCATGGAAGTTGGTGATGATGCAACAAGCAAGACTCCAGCTTCTGCACGACACAAACGTGGCTGCAACTGCAAGAAGTCAAACTGTCTGAAGAAATATTGTGAATGCTATcag AGTGGAGTTGGTTGTTCCATAAATTGTAGATGTGAAGGATGTAAGAATGCATTTGGCAGAAAAGATg TCTCTGCAGGGTCTTCATTTACTAGCATGgataaagaaaatgaaacatctagcAGAGGCAGAACAGAGAAACAACCTTCAACACCAATGCCGTTAAG ACAACCATTGGCTCAACTTCCCATCTCATCCAACAACATGCTGCTTACTCATCACCATCTTCATGGAGCTTCTGGATCTTCCTTACACATGAGCCAATCGTTCAGACGACAAGACATGAGTTTGATGTCTCATTCAAAGATTGGGACAATCACAGAGGAGAGGGCAGAGAATATTGAGAATCTAATCGAGTCTCCTATGACAAACATGATCAATGCGGTATCTCCCAACAGCAAAAGGGTTTCTCTGCCCATGGAGTTGAGTCCATGGAGAAGAAATGGTGGAAGGAAGCTGTTACTGTCAATTCCTACTTTTCCTTCTCTCACTCCACACCATTAA
- the LOC103868976 gene encoding protein tesmin/TSO1-like CXC 3 isoform X3, which produces MQNSPVFNYINSLSPIKPVRSLPIAQTFGSLSYSSPPSVFTSPHVSSHKGSRFKSDHNHVPASVGDEEALHETEPPQILQNECTTDLLKMCDGNVKQKSETPDWDAMISDSSDILIFDSMYDSEASRCFLERPSDSKTRSLGVAKSTLEPVINSNDALRRGVRRRCLDFDQTSVASSSRCVVPSIGLHFNAIALSSKDNNSGNEYPLSGNTELGLQGSITPVLNSQDNVRENETREDAGQGVEECPKSLALVELNQSSPKKKRQVSPLHIFLCKSLSIFHNQMLALQFTRRKFGQAGEGESSCKRCNCKRSKCLKLYCECFAAGVYCIGPCSCVDCFNKPIHEDIVMATRKQIESRNPLAFAPKVIRNSDSIMEVGDDATSKTPASARHKRGCNCKKSNCLKKYCECYQSGVGCSINCRCEGCKNAFGRKDVSAGSSFTSMDKENETSSRGRTEKQPSTPMPLRQPLAQLPISSNNMLLTHHHLHGASGSSLHMSQSFRRQDMSLMSHSKIGTITEERAENIENLIESPMTNMINAVSPNSKRVSLPMELSPWRRNGGRKLLLSIPTFPSLTPHH; this is translated from the exons ATGCAGAACTCGCCAGTGTTCAACTACATAAACAGTCTGTCTCCAATCAAACCTGTCCGATCATTACCAATCGCTCAAACCTTTGGCTCTCTAAGTTACTCATCCCCTCCTTCTGTCTTCACTTCCCCTCACGTTTCCTCTCACAAAGGATCTCGTTTCAAAAG TGATCATAACCATGTGCCTGCTTCCGTTGGAGACGAAGAAGCTTTACATGAAACTGAACCGCCACAAATCCTACAAAACGAGTGCACTACGGATCTGCTGAAGATGTGTGACGGCAATGTTAAGCAGAAAAGTGAAACTCCGGATTGGGATGCTATGATTTCGGATTCTTCTGATATTCTGATTTTTGACTCAATGTATGATTCGGAGGCTTCTAGATGCTTCTTGGAGAGACCATCAGACTCCAAAACGCGCTCACTGGGTGTTGCAAAGTCTACACTGGAGCCTGTTATTAATAGCAATGAT GCTCTTCGCCGTGGAGTGAGAAGACGATGTCTTGACTTTGATCAAACTTCGGTCGCATCTTCATCTAGATGTGTAGTACCTAGCATTGGTCTGCATTTTAACGCCATTGCATTGTCCTCTAAGGACAACAATTCTGGTAACGAGTACCCACTATCCGGAAATACAGAACTGGGTTTGCAAGGTTCTATCACTCCGGTTCTTAACTCGCAAGACAACGTGAGAGAAAATGAAACTAGAGAAGATGCAGGACAAGGTGTAGAAGAATGTCCAAAGTCTTTAGCTCTAGTAGAACTGAATCAGAGCAGCCCCAAGAAGAAAAGGCAAGTTTCTcctttacatatatttttgtgtaAGTCTTTATCAATATTTCATAACCAGATGTTGGCATTACAATTCACCAGGCGCAAGTTTGGACAAGCCGGAGAAGGTGAGTCATCATGTAAACGGTGCAACTGCAAGAGATCCAAATGTTTAAAGCT TTATTGTGAATGCTTTGCTGCTGGAGTTTATTGCATAGGGCCATGTTCATGTGTAGATTGCTTCAACAAACCTATCCATGAAGACATTGTCATGGCTACTCGCAAACAGATTGAATCCAGAAATCCACTTGCATTTGCTCCTAAAGTCATCAGAAACTCTGATTCCATCATGGAAGTTGGTGATGATGCAACAAGCAAGACTCCAGCTTCTGCACGACACAAACGTGGCTGCAACTGCAAGAAGTCAAACTGTCTGAAGAAATATTGTGAATGCTATcag AGTGGAGTTGGTTGTTCCATAAATTGTAGATGTGAAGGATGTAAGAATGCATTTGGCAGAAAAGATg TCTCTGCAGGGTCTTCATTTACTAGCATGgataaagaaaatgaaacatctagcAGAGGCAGAACAGAGAAACAACCTTCAACACCAATGCCGTTAAG ACAACCATTGGCTCAACTTCCCATCTCATCCAACAACATGCTGCTTACTCATCACCATCTTCATGGAGCTTCTGGATCTTCCTTACACATGAGCCAATCGTTCAGACGACAAGACATGAGTTTGATGTCTCATTCAAAGATTGGGACAATCACAGAGGAGAGGGCAGAGAATATTGAGAATCTAATCGAGTCTCCTATGACAAACATGATCAATGCGGTATCTCCCAACAGCAAAAGGGTTTCTCTGCCCATGGAGTTGAGTCCATGGAGAAGAAATGGTGGAAGGAAGCTGTTACTGTCAATTCCTACTTTTCCTTCTCTCACTCCACACCATTAA